CCTTGCCGCACTCCTAAACGTGGCCCTCAACATGGCCCTCATTCCGGTGTACGGGATAAACGGGGCGGCTTTGGCAACGGCCTCCTCGTATATAGCGGCGAACCTGTACAGGGTGTCAATCCTCTACAGGACGACTGGAGTCCAACCATTTGGAAAAACCTATGTCAAGGCCCTCTTAATCGGCGCCCTAATGCTCCTCCTTGGGCTTCTCCTGGGAGATACCGGTTCGATCGTTGGAGCCATCTTAAAGACTGCCATCCTCTACGGTGGTTATCTCATCCTAATCCTTCTGAGCGGGTGCATAGAGAAAGAAGAAGCTGAAAATCTGGAAAAACTGGCAGAAAAAGCTGGTGTGAACCTAAGATGGCTCATTAGAGCTATGGAAAGGCTTTCAAAGGATGAGTGAAGCAAAGAGGCTTTGCGAGTAAAAATCCCAACACCTCGGCAAATTTATAAGCCTGCCAAGTTAATACGCACACGAGAAATAAAAGAGGAGATGTGGTATGGTCTCAACCCTCGCAGTGATCCTCGCGGGAATCGCGGTCTTCTGGATGGTTCTGTACGCCCTCTTCGGAAAGAAGGAGATAGACCCTGAAACTGGAGAACCCATAGAGAAGGAAGAGGGTCTCAGCGTTGACATGTTCATCGCAATGTGGAGAACAAAGCGCCTCTTGGGGTTCATAGACAGAGTATCACGCATCAACCCGCGCTTCTGGAAGGTCTATGCTGACGTCGGCATAGCCCTCGGTTACATGGGTATGGTCTACGTCTTCTACGCCCTTGCAAAAACCGCCGCTCAAACGCTCCAGACCAAGGGACAGCAGGCTGGGGTTCAACTCGTGATCCCTGGCGTGACGATCCCGCTTTGGTACGGGCTTATCGGCCTCGTTGTTGTGATGGTCGTCCACGAGCTCAGCCACGGAATAGTTGCGAGGGCCGATAAGCTTCCTCTAAAGTCCGTTGGGCTTGTTCTCCTGGCCGTGATTCCTGGGGCCTTTGTTGAGCCCGACGAAGAAGAACTTGCAAAGGCGCCCCTCCGCTCGCGCCTCAGGGTGTACGGGGCGGGATCAATGGCCAACATAACAACGGCAATAATAACGGCCCTCATAATAACCTACGCAATAAACCCGCTTCTCGTCCCCGCGGGAGTTGAGGTGAAGGGAATAATACCCGGCTCCCCCGCCGAGAAGGTTCTCCAGAAGGGTGACGTTATAATCGGCATAAACGGGCAGGAAATAAAGACCATGGAAGACTTCATGGAGTTAATGGACAAAACCAAGCCTGGAGAAACCCTGGAACTTGAAGTCCTAAGAAACGGGGAGAAGATCAGCGTTGAGCTGACCCTCGCAGAGCACCCAGACAGGCCAGGAAAGGGCTTCATAGGGATACAGCCGGCTCAGCATGTTGAATCGAAAGTCGGGTCTGCGAAGGTAGTCCTCCCGATTTTCTTCGCCCTCTACTGGATATACCTGCTCAACGTTGGGATAGGCCTTATGAACCTCTTCCCGCTCGTGCCCCTCGATGGCGGCAGAATGCTGGACGACGTCCTCAAGGAGTACCTCCC
This sequence is a window from Thermococcus kodakarensis KOD1. Protein-coding genes within it:
- a CDS encoding site-2 protease family protein, which produces MVSTLAVILAGIAVFWMVLYALFGKKEIDPETGEPIEKEEGLSVDMFIAMWRTKRLLGFIDRVSRINPRFWKVYADVGIALGYMGMVYVFYALAKTAAQTLQTKGQQAGVQLVIPGVTIPLWYGLIGLVVVMVVHELSHGIVARADKLPLKSVGLVLLAVIPGAFVEPDEEELAKAPLRSRLRVYGAGSMANITTAIITALIITYAINPLLVPAGVEVKGIIPGSPAEKVLQKGDVIIGINGQEIKTMEDFMELMDKTKPGETLELEVLRNGEKISVELTLAEHPDRPGKGFIGIQPAQHVESKVGSAKVVLPIFFALYWIYLLNVGIGLMNLFPLVPLDGGRMLDDVLKEYLPEKIARPVRYTTIGVGLLLLALNLWPALLNLAG